In the Eptesicus fuscus isolate TK198812 chromosome 12, DD_ASM_mEF_20220401, whole genome shotgun sequence genome, one interval contains:
- the LOC129150838 gene encoding uncharacterized protein LOC129150838 — protein MPVSYVPVPVSYVPTPVAYVPVPVSYVPTPVAYVPVPVSYVPTPVSYVPTPVAYVPTPVSYVPVPVSSVPTPVAYVPTPVAYVPVPVSYVPTPVAYVPVPVAYVPTPVSYVPTPVAYVPTPVAYVPTPVSYVPTPVSYVPVPVAYVPTPVSYVPVPVSYVPVPVAYVPTPVSYVPVPVSYVPVPVAYVPTPVSYVPVPVSYVPVPVAYVPTPVAYVPTPVAYVPTPVSYVPTPVSYVPVPVAYVPTPVSYVPVPVSYVPVPVAYVPTPVSYVPVPVSYVPMPVAYVPTPVSCVSTPVAYVPTPVAYVPTPVSCVSTPVA, from the coding sequence ATGCCTGTGTCctatgtccctgtgcctgtgtcctaTGTTCCTACGCCTGTGGCCTATGTTCCTGTGCCTGTGTCCTATGTTCCTACGCCTGTGGCctatgtccctgtgcctgtgtcctaTGTCCCTACGCCTGTGTCCTATGTTCCTACGCCTGTGGCCTATGTCCCTACGCCTGTGTCCTATGTTCCTGTGCCTGTGTCCTCTGTTCCTACGCCTGTGGCCTATGTCCCTACGCCTGTGGCctatgtccctgtgcctgtgtcctaTGTTCCTACGCCTGTGGCctatgtccctgtgcctgtggcctATGTCCCTACGCCTGTGTCCTATGTTCCTACGCCTGTGGCCTATGTCCCTACGCCTGTGGCCTATGTCCCTACGCCTGTGTCCTATGTTCCTACGCCTGTGTCCTAtgttcctgtgcctgtggcctaTGTCCCTACGCCTGTGTCctatgtccctgtgcctgtgtcctatgttcctgtgcctgtggcctaTGTTCCTACGCCTGTGTCctatgtccctgtgcctgtgtcctatgttcctgtgcctgtggcctaTGTTCCTACGCCTGTGTCctatgtccctgtgcctgtgtcctatgttcctgtgcctgtggcctaTGTCCCTACGCCTGTGGCCTATGTCCCTACGCCTGTGGCCTATGTCCCTACACCTGTGTCCTATGTTCCTACGCCTGTGTCCTAtgttcctgtgcctgtggcctaTGTCCCTACGCCTGTGTCctatgtccctgtgcctgtgtcctatgttcctgtgcctgtggcctaTGTTCCTACGCCTGTGTCctatgtccctgtgcctgtgtcctaTGTTCCTATGCCTGTGGCCTATGTTCCTACACCTGTGTCCTGTGTTTCTACACCTGTGGCCTATGTTCCTACACCTGTGGCCTATGTTCCTACACCTGTGTCCTGTGTTTCTACACCTGTGGCCTAA